The following coding sequences are from one Panicum hallii strain FIL2 chromosome 5, PHallii_v3.1, whole genome shotgun sequence window:
- the LOC112895778 gene encoding non-specific lipid-transfer protein Cw18-like codes for MAAAGTGRKQQLAVAVVALVAMLLVAAATAQDCGVSGDTLNKCLSYCAYGGNANANACCGPLRNANFDCVCRNYWGKLQSNRYYANCVYKIKSRCGINRSC; via the coding sequence atggcggcggccgggacCGGGAGGAAGCAGCAGCTGGCGGTCGCCGTCGTCGCGCTGGTGGCCATGCTGCTGGTGGCGGCGGCCACCGCCCAGGACTGCGGCGTCAGCGGGGACACGCTGAACAAGTGCCTGTCCTACTGCGCGTACGGCGGCAACGCCAACGCCAACGCCTGCTGCGGCCCGCTCAGGAACGCCAACTTCGACTGCGTTTGCCGCAACTACTGGGGCAAGCTCCAGTCCAACCGTTACTACGCCAACTGCGTCTACAAGATCAAGTCCAGGTGCGGCATCAACAGGTCGTGCTAG